In Zea mays cultivar B73 chromosome 7, Zm-B73-REFERENCE-NAM-5.0, whole genome shotgun sequence, the following proteins share a genomic window:
- the LOC100384186 gene encoding WAT1-related protein At4g30420-like, with protein sequence MASGGAPWLERCGPSVGMVLVQLFYALVDVALKTAYGLGMRPIVFVAYRQGIAAATLLLASLAARGCTLRPMAVGARGFALLFAASLATATGQYLYLQGLHLASPSMARATTNLAPGITFAIAAVIGLEKVDIRSPRSVAKIVGTAICLAGAASMAFFKGPALLGAALPSTTSDNSDWVKGGIYLVGNAICVSIWYILQVPVCKSYLDPVSLATWMCLLATLQCAAMALFLEPNNYLEIWKLNSLWEFPCILYGGVFASGANFFLQSWCIAVKGPLYSAIFTPLSAVITATLSTLFLNEQLHVGSVLGAVTIIAGLYVVLWGKAEDANGGQVGSKQTADADGIAVTVDTPTNLSEPLLPTVAEPVF encoded by the exons ATGGCCAGCGGCGGGGCGCCGTGGCTGGAGCGGTGCGGGCCGAGCGTGGGGATGGTGCTGGTGCAGCTGTTCTACGCGCTGGTGGACGTGGCGCTGAAGACGGCGTACGGGCTGGGCATGCGCCCCATCGTCTTCGTCGCCTACCGCCAGGGGATCGCCGCCGCCACGCTCCTCCTCGCGTCGCTCGCCGCCAGGGGGTGCACGCTGCGGCCCATGGCCGTCGGCGCGCGGGGCTTCGCGCTGCTCTTCGCGGCGTCCCTAGCCAC CGCCACTGGCCAGTACTTGTACCTCCAGGGCCTCCACCTGGCTTCGCCGTCCATGGCCAGGGCCACCACCAACCTCGCTCCAGGCATCACCTTCGCCATTGCCGCCGTCATCGG GCTAGAGAAGGTGGACATCAGGAGCCCGAGGAGCGTGGCCAAGATCGTCGGCACCGCCATCTGCCTCGCGGGAGCAGCATCCATGGCGTTCTTCAAGGGCCCGGCGCTCCTCGGCGCGGCTCTTCCCTCGACCACCAGCGACAACAGCGACTGGGTCAAGGGAGGCATCTACCTCGTGGGAAACGCCATCTGCGTCTCCATCTGGTACATCTTGCAG GTGCCCGTCTGCAAGTCGTACCTGGACCCTGTGTCTCTGGCGACCTGGATGTGCCTCCTGGCCACCTTGCAGTGCGCCGCCATGGCGCTGTTCCTGGAGCCCAACAACTACCTGGAGATCTGGAAGCTGAACTCGCTCTGGGAGTTCCCCTGCATCCTGTACGGA GGCGTGTTTGCCTCTGGCGCCAACTTCTTCCTCCAGTCGTGGTGCATAGCGGTGAAAGGGCCCCTCTACAGCGCCATCTTTACGCCGCTGAGCGCCGTCATCACGGCGACACTGTCCACGCTCTTCCTGAACGAACAGCTCCATGTTGGAAG CGTCCTAGGTGCGGTTACGATCATCGCGGGGCTGTACGTCGTGCTATGGGGTAAAGCGGAAGATGCGAACGGCGGACAGGTCGGATCCAAGCAGACGGCAGATGCGGATGGCATCGCTGTCACAGTAGACACTCCGACCAATCTTTCAGAACCGTTGCTACCGACAGTGGCTGAGCCAGTGTTTTGA